A segment of the bacterium genome:
CAGCCAAAGATTTTCTCAAAGCCGGCAACAACCTGGTCATCACCGCCATCGGCGACACCTTTCAGGATCGCCTTGATTCGTGCCGGGAGCAATTGAAAAAAGAAGGTCAGAATATCAGCGACGACCGCTGCTTTGTGGGTCTGGACGCTTATAAAAAAGTGATCGATGCAGGAGTCGACTTGGTGATCATGGCCACTCCGCCCTTTTTCCGGCCCGAACATTTCAGAGCCGCCATCGACGCCGGCAAGCATGTGTTCATGGAAAAACCGGTGGCCGTGGATCCGATGGGCGTCAAACAGATTCTACAAGCCGCAGAGCAGGCGACGCAAAAAGGCCTGTCGGTCGTCACCGGCAATCAACGCCGCAATCAATACCACTATCTCAAGGCGTTGCAAATGATCCGCAACGGCGCTATCGGCGATCTGGTCGGCGGGCAGGTTTACTGGAATCAATCGCAGCTCTGGTATAAAGAACGGCAAAAAGGCTGGAGCGATATGGAATGGATGATCCGTGACTGGGTCAACTGGGTGTGGCTCTCCGGCGACCATATCGTGGAACAGCATGTGCACAACATCGACGTG
Coding sequences within it:
- a CDS encoding Gfo/Idh/MocA family oxidoreductase, coding for MSDQESKFSRRDFLGAVAAVSTIAVATGSCAKKGAEIPVLAAQAPDGAPIKAGLIGCGGRGTGAAKDFLKAGNNLVITAIGDTFQDRLDSCREQLKKEGQNISDDRCFVGLDAYKKVIDAGVDLVIMATPPFFRPEHFRAAIDAGKHVFMEKPVAVDPMGVKQILQAAEQATQKGLSVVTGNQRRNQYHYLKALQMIRNGAIGDLVGGQVYWNQSQLWYKERQKGWSDMEWMIRDWVNWVWLSGDHIVEQHVHNIDVMNWFMNAHPVKAVGMGGRARRITGDQFDFFAVDYEMA